One Prinia subflava isolate CZ2003 ecotype Zambia chromosome 8, Cam_Psub_1.2, whole genome shotgun sequence DNA window includes the following coding sequences:
- the APCDD1L gene encoding protein APCDD1-like, protein MVRCWWLAALLVACAAAEPRCRQQLRHLQDSAGIAAPLPPRLDGRWVSTGCEVRPGPEFLTRSYLFYTNRLFKALQFYYWDPSCRDPSYSLVIKGKLRLRQASWITRGATEADYHLHKVGIVFHSPRAMREVASWINQTSGEGCRGFLPPGRSWAPGALYEVLSAKTERDCTAALGFAMHELSLLRVERHFQPLLQPQQSGSQLVEELYLGDIHTDWGERLHYRPTGYQRPLQSALHHVHPCPACGMIARADEHHPPILPARAALPMRLSGSWVSAHCEVRPAVLFLTRYFTFHGNNHTWEGHYYHYSDPLCRQPTFTIYASGHYTQGIPSSKVRGGTELAFKVTQARVTPMDQVTVAMLNSSAAGSCGLAGSWSAGLEQDITPTNGCLALGIKLPHTEYELFKTERDTQERSLLYIGERPTDGSSPDSPDKRPTSYQAPLVQCAAASEEFSNYISLKYVGRKDANGIEALKPLPVAFLLFIALLFLRWD, encoded by the exons ATGGTCCGGTGCTGGTGGCTCGCAGCGCTGCTCGTAG CCTGCGCGGCCGCCGAGCCGCGCTGCCGCCAGCAGCTGCGACACCTGCAGGACAGCGCCGGGAtcgccgcgccgctgccgccccgccTGGACGGGCGCTGGGTCTCCACCGG GTGTGAGGTGCGGCCGGGCCCCGAGTTCCTGACCCGCTCCTACCTCTTCTACACCAACCGGCTCTTCAAGGCCCTCCAGTTCTACTACTGGGACCCTTCCTGCCGCGACCCCTCCTACTCGCTGGTCATCAAGGGCAAGCTCCGGCTGCGCCAGGCCTCCTGGATCACCCGCGGGGCCACCGAGGCCGACTACCACCTGCATAAAGTGGGCATCGTgttccacagccccagggccatGCGGGAGGTGGCCTCGTGGATCAACCAGACCTCCGGCGAGGGCTGCCGCGGGTTCCTGCCCCCGGGGCGCTCCTGGGCGCCCGGAGCGCTGTACGAGGTGCTGAGCGCCAAGACAGAGCGCGACTGCACGGCGGCCCTGGGCTTCGCCATGCACGAGCTGAGCCTGCTGCGTGTGGAGAGGCActtccagcccctgctgcagccgcAGCAGAGCGGGAGCCAGCTGGTGGAGGAGCTGTACCTGGGGGACATCCACACCGACtggggggagaggctgcacTACCGCCCCACCGGCTACCAGCGCCCCTTGCAGAGCGCCCTG cacCACGTGCACCCGTGCCCGGCGTGCGGGATGATCGCCAGGGCCGATGAGCACCACCCGCCCATCCtgcccgcccgcgccgcgctgCCCATGCGGCTCAGCGGCAGCTGGGTCAGCGCCCACTGCGAGGTGCGCCCGGCCGTGCTCTTCCTCACCAGGTACTTCACATTCCACGGCAACAACCACACCTGGGAAGGGCACTACTATCACTACTCCGACCCGCTCTGCAGGCAGCCCACCTTCACCATCTACGCCTCCGGGCACTACACGCAGGGCATCCCCTCCTCCAAGGTGCGGGGCGGCACCGAGCTGGCGTTTAAGGTCACCCAGGCTCGGGTGACGCCCATGGACCAGGTGACGGTGGCGATGCTCAACTCCTCGGCAGCGGGGAGCTGCGGGCTGGCGGGCTCCTGGAGCGCCGGGCTGGAGCAGGATATAACGCCCACGAACGGATGTTTGGCTCTGGGCATCAAACTGCCCCACACCGAGTACGAGCTGTTCAAAACGGAGCGGGACACGCAGGAGCGCAGCCTGCTCTACATCGGGGAGCGGCCCACGGACGGCTCCAGCCCCGACAGCCCCGACAAGCGACCCACGTCCTACCAGGCCCCCCTGGTCCAGTGTGCTGCAGCCTCCGAGGAGTTCTCCAACTACATTAGTCTGAAATACGTGGGAAGAAAGGATGCTAATGGGATCGAAGCACTAAAACCTTTGCCTGTGGCCTTTTTATTGTTTATAGCACTTCTGTTTTTAAGATGGGACTAG